A stretch of the Panicum virgatum strain AP13 chromosome 9N, P.virgatum_v5, whole genome shotgun sequence genome encodes the following:
- the LOC120692999 gene encoding putative cyclic nucleotide-gated ion channel 9, with protein MAAVFQEDLKNTSRRIFDPQDRMLVRLNRAFLISCIVAIAVDPMFFYLPMVTDEGNLCVGIDRWLAIATAVVRSVVDLFFLVRIALQFRTAYIKPSSRVFGRGELVIDTAQIARRYLRRFFAADVASVLPFPQVVIWSFLHRSRGTAVLDTKDRLLFIVFLQYIPRVVRIYPISSELKRSSGAFAETAYAGAAYYLLWYLLASHIVGAFWYLLSIERVSDCWRDACNEFPGCNRIYMYCGNDQQLGFLEWRTITRQVINETCEPQKDGRAPFNYGIYSSAVESSVLKSKDTASKLLFCLWWGLANLSTLGQGLKTSIYTGEALFSIALAIFGLILMAMLIGNIQTYLQSLTVRLEEMRVKQRDSEQWMHHRLLPPELRQRVRRYDQYKWLNTHGVDEEALVQNLPKDLRRDIKRHLCLGLVRRVPLFANMDERLLDAICERLKPSLCTEHTYIIREGDPVDQMVFIIRGSLESITTDGGRTGFYNRSLLEEGDFCGEELLTWALDPKAGVCLPSSTRTVRALSEVEAFALPADELKFVAGQFRRMHSKAVQHTFRFYSHQWRTWAATYIQAAWRRHLKRKAAELRRREEDQLDDDEGRSSIRTTILVSRFAANALRGVHRQRSRRAGAVSELLMPVPKPREPDFGRDDY; from the coding sequence atggcggcggtgtTCCAGGAGGACCTGAAGAACACCTCCCGGCGCATCTTCGACCCGCAGGACCGGATGCTGGTGCGGCTGAACCGCGCGTTCCTCATCTCGTGCATCGTGGCCATCGCCGTGGACCCCATGTTCTTCTACCTGCCGATGGTGACCGACGAGGGCAACCTGTGCGTGGGCATCGACCGGTGGCTGGCCATCGCCACCGCCGTGGTGCGCAGCGTGGTGGACCTCTTCTTCCTGGTGCGCATCGCGCTGCAGTTCCGCACCGCCTACATCAAGCCCTCGTCGCGGGTGTTCGGGCGCGGCGAGCTGGTGATCGACACGGCCCAGATCGCGCGCCGCTACCTGCGCCGCTTCTTCGCCGCGGACGTGGCGTCCGTGCTCCCGTTCCCGCAGGTGGTGATCTGGAGCTTCCTGCACCGCTCCAGGGGCACCGCCGTGCTGGACACCAAGGACCGGCTGCTCTTCATCGTCTTCCTCCAGTACATCCCGCGCGTGGTGCGCATCTACCCCATCTCCTCGGAGCTCAAGCGCAGCAGCGGCGCCTTCGCCGAGACCGcctacgccggcgccgcctacTACCTGCTCTGGTACCTGCTGGCCAGCCACATCGTCGGCGCCTTCTGGTACCTGCTGTCCATCGAGCGCGTGAGCGACTGCTGGCGGGACGCGTGCAACGAGTTCCCCGGCTGCAACCGCATCTACATGTACTGCGGCAACGACCAGCAGCTGGGGTTCCTGGAGTGGCGCACCATCACCCGGCAGGTGATCAACGAGACCTGCGAGCCCCAGAAGGACGGGCGCGCCCCCTTCAACTACGGCATCTACTCGTCGGCCGTGGAGTCGAGCGTGCTCAAGTCCAAGGACACCGCCTCCAAGCTGCTCTTCTGCCTCTGGTGGGGGCTCGCCAACCTGAGCACGCTGGGGCAGGGGCTCAAGACCAGCATCTACACCGGCGAggcgctcttctccatcgcGCTCGCCATCTTCGGCCTCATCCTCATGGCCATGCTCATCGGCAACATCCAGACCTACCTCCAGTCCCTCACCGTGCGCCTCGAGGAGATGCGCGTCAAGCAGCGCGATTCGGAGCAGTGGATGCACCACCGCCTGCTGCCGCCGGAGCTGCGCCAGCGCGTCCGCCGCTACGACCAGTACAAGTGGCTCAACACGCACGGCGTCGACGAGGAGGCGCTCGTCCAGAACCTGCCCAAGGACCTCCGCCGCGACATCAAGCGCCACCTctgcctcggcctcgtccgccgcgTCCCGCTCTTCGCCAACATGGACGAGCGCCTCCTCGACGCCATCTGCGAGCGCCTCAAGCCCTCGCTCTGCACCGAGCACACCTACATCATCCGGGAGGGCGACCCCGTCGACCAGATGGTCTTCATCATCCGCGGCAGCCTCGAGAGCATCACCACCGACGGCGGCCGCACCGGCTTCTACAACCGCAGCCTGCTCGAGGAGGGGGACTTCTGCGGCGAGGAGCTGCTCACCTGGGCGCTCGACCCCAAGGCCGGCGTCTGCCTGCCCTCCTCCACGCGCACCGTCAGGGCGCTCTCCGAGGTCGAGGCCTTCGCGCTGCCCGCCGACGAGCTCAAGTTCGTGGCCGGCCAGTTCCGCCGGATGCACAGCAAGGCCGTGCAGCACACCTTCCGGTTCTACTCGCACCAGTGGCGCACCTGGGCGGCCACCTACATCCAGGCCGCCTGGCGCCGCCACCTCAAGCGCAAGGCGGCCGAGCTGCGGCGCAGGGAGGAGGACCAgctggacgacgacgagggcaGGTCCAGCATCAGGACCACCATACTGGTGTCGCGCTTCGCCGCCAACGCGCTGCGCGGCGTGCACCGGCAGCGCTCCAGGCGGGCCGGGGCCGTCAGCGAGCTCCTCATGCCGGTGCCCAAGCCGCGGGAGCCCGACTTCGGACGCGACGACTACTGA
- the LOC120692613 gene encoding protein WHAT'S THIS FACTOR 9, mitochondrial-like: MPLLPARARWAPAALLVPARGLLEARVPWVRDRALDHAVEREHHLVPFLLTKDALLAAAPPPHVVPLHSLPSTIPFPFRPLRFLRLYPSAFALSPHPIEVSPTPRLSALHAAEAQVVDATRPDAADRLLRLLMLAPSRALPLRLVARLRFDLGLAPDFQRSLLPNYPDYFALSPDGTFLELVCYRKDLAVSAMQSYAQRTGGYKVGDVVSFPLSFPRGFELDKKVRKWLDEWQRLPYISPYEDGSHLAPRSDITEKRTVAVLHEVLSLTVGKKMEKEVLVKLGEALRLPPGFRKVVARHPGIFYMSHKLRTQTVVLRESYRRHMLVDKHPMMGIRYQYLHLMHMGKEEVGKGKGKDRKSGRGEQMIGEEFSAEGEDGDNEDYDDEEDGDELDEEDMEAGVASEDEESDDNINEDTGSQIAH, translated from the coding sequence ATGCCTCTgctgccggcgcgggcgcggtgggcgccggcggcgctgctcgtgcCGGCGCGGGGGCTCCTGGAGGCGCGCGTGCCGTGGGTGAGGGACCGGGCCCTCGACCACGCCGTGGAGCGGGAGCACCACCTGGTGCCGTTCCTGCTGACCAAAgacgcgctcctcgccgccgcgccgccgccgcacgtcgTGCCGCTGCACTCGCTGCCCTCCACCATCCCGTTCCCGTTCCGCCCGCTCCGCTTCCTGCGGCTCTACCCGTCGGCGTTCGCGCTCTCCCCGCACCCCATCGAGGTGTCCCCGACGCCCAGGCTCTCGGCGCTGCACGCCGCCGAGGCGCAGGTCGTCGACGCCACGCGCCCCGacgccgccgaccgcctgctGCGGCTGCTCATGCTCGCCCCCTCCCGCGCGCTCCCGCTCCGCCTCGTCGCGCGGCTCCGGTTCGACCTCGGCCTCGCGCCGGACTTCCAGCGGTCGCTGCTCCCCAACTACCCGGACTACTTCGCGCTCTCCCCCGATGGCACATTCCTCGAGCTCGTCTGCTACAGGAAGGACCTCGCCGTGTCGGCGATGCAGTCCTACGCGCAGCGCACCGGCGGGTACAAGGTTGGCGACGTGGTTTCCTTCCCGCTCTCCTTCCCCCGGGGGTTTGAGCTCGACAAGAAGGTGCGCAAGTGGTTGGACGAGTGGCAGAGGCTGCCGTACATCTCGCCTTACGAGGATGGGTCACACCTAGCGCCAAGGAGTGACATCACGGAGAAGAGGACCGTGGCGGTGCTGCACGAGGTGCTCAGCCTCACGGTggggaagaagatggagaaggAGGTGCTGGTCAAGCTTGGGGAGGCGCTGCGGCTGCCGCCGGGGTTCAGGAAGGTGGTGGCTAGGCACCCTGGAATTTTCTACATGTCACACAAGCTGAGGACGCAAACGGTGGTGCTTAGGGAGTCATACCGGAGGCATATGCTGGTGGACAAGCACCCAATGATGGGGATAAGGTATCAGTACCTCCATTTGATGCATATGGGGAAGGAGGAGGTTGgaaagggcaagggcaaggatCGTAAGAGTGGTCGTGGTGAGCAAATGATTGGGGAGGAATTTAGTGCAGAAGGGGAGGATGGTGATAACGAGGACtatgatgatgaagaggatggAGATGAATTGGACGAGGAGGACATGGAAGCAGGTGTTGCTTCCGAGGATGAGGAGAGTGATGACAACATCAATGAGGATACAGGAAGTCAAATTGCTCATTGA
- the LOC120692443 gene encoding 9-cis-epoxycarotenoid dioxygenase 1, chloroplastic, with amino-acid sequence MQGLAPPTSVSIHRRLPAGSRAARAPSSVRFAPRGVSSVPRAAPAECLPPAAFKPAELPAPRKHAAAIAAPAPASPPRTAGRKKELNLFQRAAAAALDAFEEGFVAGVLERPHGLPRTADPAVQIAGNFAPVGERPPARELPVSGRIPPFINGVYARNGANPCFDPVAGHHLFDGDGMVHALRIRNGVAESYACRFTETARLRQERAIGRPVFPKAIGELHGHSGIARLALFYARAACGLVDPSHGTGVANAGLVYFNGHLLAMSEDDLPYHVRVTDGGDLETVGRYDFDGQLGCAMIAHPKLDPATGELHALSYDVIKKPYLKYFYFRPDGTKSDDVEIPLDQPTMIHDFAITENFVVVPDHQVVFKLQEMLRGGSPVVLDKEKTSRFGVLPKHAKDASEMAWVDVPDCFCFHLWNAWEDEETGEVVVIGSCMTPADSIFNESDEHLESVLTEIRLDTRTGRSTRRAILPPSQQVNLEVGMVNRNLLGRKTRYAYLAVAEPWPKVSGFAKVDLATGELTKFEYGEGRFGGEPCFVPMDPAAAHPRGEDDGYVLTFVHDERAGTSELLVVNAVDMRLEATVQLPSRVPFGFHGTFITASELEAQA; translated from the coding sequence ATGCAGGGTCTCGCCCCGCCCACCTCTGTTTCCATACACCGGCGCCTGCCGGCCGGGTCCAGGGCGGCCCGGGCCCCCAGCTCGGTGAGGTTCGCGCCGCGCGGGGTCAGCTCcgtgccgcgcgccgcgcccgccgagtGCCTGCCGCCGGCGGCGTTCAAGCCCGCCGAGCTGCCGGCGCCCAGGAagcacgccgccgccattgccgcgccggcgccggcctcgccgccgcggacggcggggaggaagaaggagctcAACCTCTTccagcgcgccgcggcggcggcgctcgacgcgTTCGAGGAGGGGTTCGTGGCGGGCGTCCTCGAGCGCCCCCACGGCCTGCCCCGGACGGCCGACCCGGCCGTGCAGATCGCCGGCAACTTCGCGCCCGTCGGGGAGAGGCCCCCCGCCCGCGAGCTCCCCGTCTCCGGCCGCATCCCGCCCTTCATCAACGGCGTGTACGCGCGCAACGGCGCCAACCCCTGCTTCGACCCCGTCGCCGGGCACCACCTCTTCGACGGCGACGGCATGGTGCACGCGCTGCGGATACGGAACGGCGTCGCCGAGTCCTACGCCTGCCGCTTCACCGAGACCGCGCGCCTGCGCCAGGAGCGCGCGATCGGCCGCCCCGTCTTCCCAAAGGCCATTGGCGAGCTGCACGGCCACTCCGGGATCGCGCGCCTTGCTCTGTTCTACGCGCGCGCCGCGTGCGGGCTCGTCGATCCCTCCCACGGCACCGGCGTCGCCAACGCCGGCCTCGTCTACTTCAACGGGCACCTCCTCGCCATGTCCGAGGACGACCTCCCGTACCACGTGCGCGTCACGGACGGCGGCGACCTCGAGACCGTCGGCAGATACGACTTCGACGGCCAGCTTGGGTGCGCCATGATCGCGCACCCGAAGCTCGACCCGGccaccggcgagctccacgcgcTCAGCTACGACGTCATCAAGAAGCCGTACCTCAAGTACTTCTACTTCAGGCCCGACGGCACCAAGTCCGACGACGTCGAGATCCCGCTCGACCAGCCCACCATGATCCACGACTTCGCCATCACCGAGAACTTCGTCGTCGTGCCCGACCACCAGGTGGTGTTCAAGCTCCAGGAGATGCTGCGCGGCGGCTCGCCCGTGGTGCTGGACAAGGAGAAGACGTCGCGCTTCGGCGTGCTCCCCAAGCACGCCAAGGACGCGTCGGAGATGGCGTGGGTGGACGTGCCGGACTGCTTCTGCTTCCACCTGTGGAACGCGTGGGAGGACGAGGAGACCGGCGAGGTCGTCGTCATCGGCTCCTGCATGACCCCCGCCGACTCCATCTTCAACGAGTCCGACGAGCACCTCGAGAGCGTGCTCACGGAGATCCGCCTGGACACCCGCACCGGCCGGTCCACGCGGCGCGCCATCCTGCCGCCGTCGCAGCAGGTGAACCTGGAGGTGGGCATGGTGAACCGCAACCTCCTGGGCCGCAAGACCCGGTACGCGTACCTCGCCGTGGCCGAGCCGTGGCCCAAGGTGTCGGGCTTCGCCAAGGTGGACCTCGCCACGGGCGAGCTGACCAAGTTCGAGTACGGCGAGGGCCGGTTCGGCGGCGAGCCCTGCTTCGTGCCCatggaccccgccgccgcgcacccgcgcggcgaggacgacgggtACGTGCTCACCTTCGTGCACGACGAGCGCGCCGGCACGTCGGAGCTCCTGGTGGTCAATGCCGTCGACATGCGGCTGGAGGCCACGGTCCAGCTCCCGTCCCGCGTGCCCTTCGGCTTCCACGGCACCTTCATCACGGCCAGCGAGCTCGAGGCCCAGGCCTGA